GATGGGCTGTGCAACTCCGCTCGGAAAGAGAGATCAGCACCAGGGGATGCAGGCGAATATCAATCCACAATCCTGTGTCGGGTGTGGATTCTGTGTAACCCAGTGTCCGTTCGATGCGATCAGGTGTAATGGCAAGGTTGCCCGGGTTGAGAAGTCAATCTGCTATGGCTGTTCTGCATGTCTGCAGGTCTGCCCGGAAAATGCCATAGATTTCAACTGGAAAGATGATGTTCCAAAGTTCATCGAGAGGATGGTCGAGTATGCAGCAGGGGCAGTTGCAGGAAAGGAGGGCAAGATCATCTACCTGAGTTTTGTGATGTCGGTGACTCCTGACTGTGACTGTGTTCCATGGAGTGATGCACCGATTGTTCCTGACATCGGGTTCCTTGCCTCAACTGATCCAGTTGCGATCGATGCTACAGCCGTCGATTTAATTAATCAACAGCCAGGGATCAAAGAGAGCTGCCTGCATGAGCATCATGCTCCGGGTGAGCATAAGTTCACCGGGCTGTGGGCAAAGGTTGATGGTGAGCACCAGATCCGGTATGGTGAGCGGATGGGGCTTGGGAGTCGTGAATACCGGTTAGTGGAGGTTTAATCTATCTCCCTTTTTTTCAGATTCATTTACGAAGTTTTTTTCGCAATTCTAGTGATCGTAGAGATAAACTCAGTTTTTCCTCTGGTGTATGGCTCCCGATCAAACCGATCTCTCTCCTGGAGTTCAAGTTTCAGGGTACTATACCGGGCTGCAACCTCTGGATGCTGAATCAGGTAATCTCTGAAGTACAATTCATCCCAATCTCCGCTGTATCTGATATGGACATGAAATGCCTGTCCTGAAAATCCCTCCGGGGTGTATCCTTTCGTAAACATCATGTGGGGAGCAGGATTGCGAGGTTGGGGATCGTAAAGATACCCGATACCCATCAACGAAGTTATCAGGGTTTCCTTGTATATCCCATCGATAACCTCAAGCAGAATATCAATCGTAGGCTTTGCTATGATCCCGGGAATAGATGTACTTCCGTAATGCGATATCCTGACAATATTGTTCTCCCCAACTGCTTTGAGATAATCTCTTTCTCAGTCACATACCGCGAAGGCCATACCGAGTTGCATTCAGTCAGAATGATAGGAAACAGTCGCCCAAGTTCCTGAGGACTAAGATTGTTCAGCGGTTTAGTCAAACTGAGGTCTCCGGTAGTATTCACTAAAGTGGATGAATACTGTAAAATAACTCTTGAATTTGAATAAAATTACTGAAAAAAAGAAAGGTGAGTTTACCTGTAATCAGGATCACGAGACACTTTTGTTTGATGTACAGTCAGTGCAGTTATTACAGTACTCTATCTTGTAAGGCTGCGATGGGTCTACTCCCGGATTATCTGCAAGATAATTTCCAAGTTTCTGTATTTCAAGGTCTGTAGAGTGCTTCTGACCTGCAGAGATGATATAATCCTTACAATAGGATTCGTTATCACACTTATCAGCGCCATGGACCGCGACATACCATTCTGAATTGTTCAGCACAAGGCCACAATCACAGACAGCATATGGAGATGCAGGTCTGTCAGTATTGATATCAACATTAATATCCTGTGGGAGAACGGTGCATGGTGCATTCCAGCTGTCTGCAAATACTCCGTTTCCACTTGCATTGGAGCAGGATTTCATATACACATCGCCCTGGTAGTCTGAAGGGGTAGTATTTGGATCAATCTCATTACCCTGAACTGGTGCTGCATGGGCAAAGGAGAACGTTGAAGTGACCTGACCGACTGAGTATCCTGCCTTGATCATCCATTCTCCATCTCCATTCATGTAGATACCAACCGGTTCCCACGTAGAGCAGGCCCCACCAATGGAACTCCCGTTCTCAACAGAGCAGGAACACCGCATCTTTGTTGGATCATTCTTATCAGGAACACAGATAGTAGTATCACATATTGCATATGGCTGATTACAGACATAACCCATCTGCATCTGGTTGTTTTTTGTAATTCCTGAGGCCGCACTTATGTTATCAGCACTTCCGGCGACTGACTTTACAATACTCGTTTTATTGACAGCAGTTTCAGCAAATGAAACTGAAATTATGCATGGTATAAAAAGCAGTCCGATTAAAAATATAAACTTTTTCCCACACTCATCACCCAGAGAAACTGAATAATATTCCTACGAAATATTTGTATTAAAAGTTTGGTAGTTAGAATTTATTTATAAATCATTTCAGCCATTAATTTAGGTAATATCAAAAATAATTAAAGAAATGAATTATTTTACCAGCCTAATAAAAACAGTTAGGCTATGCTAAATGTACAAGGAGAGTCCGAGGAATCTAAAATAACTATTTCTTTCTGATCAGAATGTATGATCGTGGGTATTTGACCGGTTTACCGATCTCAGGATATACAGGAGAATAATTCCATTAATTATCAAACCTCCCAGGATGAGAATCAAAGAATTCTCCAGGGGAACATGGAGGTATTGGTTGAGAATCGGATCTGCAATAAACGCAGTAGTAGACATTTCCATTACCCTCTGTTGTCTGTGTGTTTTTTCACACGATAATAGTTGGGATCATCAGTTTACATCATTATTACTGAATGACTAAAGGATTCAGTGTTCAAATATCCTGTTCTAATGCCTTGAGTGCCTTGATGATTGCCCATTTCCCCCGGCCAAGATCTTCCATCAATCTCTCAACAATCTCCCCTTTCTTCAGACCTTCTCCTTTAAGATCCTTGTACCTCTGCAGAAGATCAGATCGCGATTCAGATGTCCACCTCTCCCTCTGCCTTTTTGGAGCAGAGCATTCAGGAATCCGTTGTTCATTGAGGAGAAATCCAGGGGTTAGATTCATTAGTTCAGGAACCCTCACAGAATAGATTGAAGGAGATATTTCAAATCCGACTGCCCTTCTATTCAGCCCAACTGCTGTCCGTGCCGTTGAGCCGCCTCCTAAAAAGAGATCACATACCAGATCTCCCTCATTGCTGGAATACAGGATCATCTTTGTCAGAAGCTGCACCGGGAGTTCATTCTTGTTTTTAATCTGCCCGGGTTTGTACTCGCGATTTATTACCCATACATCCTCTCTGTCCTGGTAATTTAATGAACCCCCTTCTAAAGATTTCTCCTCTGCCCCGAATCTGGATTCAAGGTTGAATGTCCGCCTTCCACCAGGTTTTTCATAAAAAAGGATGTGGTAATGGGATGAGATGTACTTGCGACTTGTCCAGACTCCAAAGTTGTATTTCCAGACGATGTGATTGATCTCGATTAGCGAGGTGTGCCTGAGTGCATGAAGGATATGGTAAAGGTTCGAATATCCTGATACAATATAAATCGAACTACCTGGTTTTAAAATCCGTTCAGCCTCTTTTATCCACTCAATTGAGAACTGCCCGTACTCCTCTTCTGGGATCTCAACATATCCATCAACAACACAGCTCTCATTCCTGTTGTAATGCTTATGGAGAGTATCTCCCTTGATGCCATACGGTGGATCGGTAATGATAAGATCAACTGAATTCTCTTCAAGGTGCTTTCTGGCACCGGTAATACAAGATTCGTTATAAAGTGTGCAGATAGACATCATTCTTGGATATTTTGGAATTTGTGAGTGTAGATAATCCGTTCTAGATCATTTTTTGTTGCATGATATTTCAAAAGGTTGATTTCATCCGCACTTATTCAATCTCATTTCAACCAAGATAGGGTTAAGAAAAGGTTTCTTATTACCGGATGCTCGTACATCAGAGAATGAGAAGAAGCCCCTTAACGGGGCATGTAAAACATACTAGACATGCAGATAAAAACCACTGCACCAATGGGCGCTGCATTCCTGCAGAGCCTTCAGATTACTGCGTTTACTATCCATGTTGTTGTACCGGCTATGATCCTACTTGCAGGAGCGGTTGCATATCATGCCGGCTGGATCATCTAAACGCCCTCCTCCTTTTTAAAAAAAGTTCTTTTATGATGCCGGTGCTGCCTCTTGTGCACCAACAGGTTCAGGTCCGGTATATGTCTCGCCCTGTTGTTTTTCCTGAGGGGGAAGATACTCTGGCAGAAGATGCAGACAGTCTTTTGGACAGTATTCAACACACCCTCCGCAGACGATACACCTGAACCGGTCTATATGCCACGTCCTCTCTGCCTTCGTTACTATGATTGCATCGGCAGGACAGTGCATACTACATAACCCGCAGAAAATGCACTTTTCAATCTCAACAACAAGGTGTCCCCGGGTTTGTGGAGTCTTTTTTGCAGGCACAGCAGGGTACCTGCGGGTGTCCGGTCCCCTTATCAGGGATTTTGCAATCATCTTTGTAATCGTAAAGGCACTCATATTACCGCTCCATACAACCAATGCAGGGATCAATTGAGAGCACAATTACCGGAACATCAGCCATTTGACAGCCGGCAAGCGTCTTAACCAGGGCAGGAACATTTGCCATTGTTGGAGTCCGGACACGGTGCCTGAGAAGATTTTTCTTTCCACCACCTTTTACAAAATGGAGCACTTCGCCCCGTGGCTGTTCGACTCGTGAGAAGTATTCACCGTCAGGGTTGCCTTTCACTTTGACCTCGATCTCTCCTTCAGGAATTGCATCGATGGCCTGCCTGATCAGATCAATTGAGACTGACATCTCCTCTGCCCTGACAAGACACCTGGCATAACAATCTCCATCGTCGTGCGTTACCGGTTTGAAATCAAGATACTCGTATGCACCATATCCAAGCATCCGCATGTCACTCTTAATCCCGGATCCCCGGGTCATTGGTCCTACTGCCCCGAGTTCCCATGCATCTTTCTTTGAGAGATGACCGACTCCGACTGTTCTACTCTTGATTGTCGGCTCATCAGTGAAGACTGCCACAAGGTCATCAACCTCTGACTGCAGAATATCAAGACCTGCTTTCATCTGTGTAAGCTGAGGTGCTGCGATATCTTTTCTCACACCACCGACTTTGCAACTTCCCTGGATGACTCTTCCGCCAGTTGTCTCCTCAAGCACATCAAGCACACTTTCCCTGATTCGCCATGACTGCATGAAGAGATTTTCAAATCCCATACTGTCTGCGAAACATCCAAGCCAGAGAAGATGACTGTGCAGACGTGAGTACTCAGACCAGATCGTTCTCAGATATTCTGCCCGGGCTGGCACCTCTATTTCCATAAGAGCTTCAATACCCTGACTGTACCCGACACTATGGATAAAACTACAGATTCCACAGATACGCTCTGCTATGAAGATGTAATCTTTATAATCCCGCTTTTCAACGAGTTTCTCAAGACCACGGTGGACATATCCGATTCGCGGAATAGCCTCAACGACCTTCTCATCCTCAAGCACCAGATCTAAATGGATCGGTTCAGGCAGGACCGGATGCTGAGGTCCGAATGGAACAACAACCTGTCTACCCATCAGGCTCCCTCCTTTTTGGCGACAGTAGGTTTTCCGAATGGATAAGGAATTGATGTCGTGATAAAAGTCCCTTTGAAGTCAAGGAGATTTCCTTGTATTTTCAGTCCGTAAAGATCAGAGATCTCATTCTCATATCCGAATGCCGCAAAGTATATCCCGGTAATGCTGTTAATTGGAGAACCTGCATCAGTTATCAGTTTCAGGTCTACGAATTTGAACTTCTGATCCTGATCTACATGTTCAAATGAGTAATGGAGTTCAAAATCATCTCCAATCCGTGCACAACAGATCTGAACCAGCCGGGAGCCGATATCTTTCTGTTTTTGCACTTCAGATGCAAGTGTCTGAAGGGTTACTTCAATCGTCTCTTGTCCTTCCTTTCTCATGCCCCAGCCTCCGCTCGGCTCATATCTGCTCGTTTTTGTTCAAGAATTCCAAGAGCCTTGACTATTCCATCGATGATCTGTTCAGGTCGTGCTGCACATCCGGGAACCCAGACATCAACTGGAAGAATCTCTCCTACTCCGCCTGCGATATTGTAACACTCTTTGAAGATTCCGCCTGTACAGGCACAAATTCCAACACCTACAACGACCTTTGGGTGTGGCATCTGGTCATAGAGGTTCTGGATTACTGACCTGTTCTGCTCATTAACGCCACCGGTAATGACGAGGATATCTGCATGTTTGGGATTTCCAGTATTGATTATCCCAAATCTCTCCACATCGTACCGCGGGGTCAGGCAGGCAAGAATCTCGATATCGCACCCATTACAACTGGAGGCATCGTAATGGAGTATCCAGGGTGATTTTGATAAGTATGCCATATTTTTTCTCCATCAGAGCAGTGAAAGGGCGATGATGTTTCCTCCCCCTAGAATCAGGGTAATAATCCAGGCACCCCTGAGGGCCGGGAGCCATTTTACACGTGATGTGCTGTTGTCTGCAAGCATCTCAAGGAAGTAAACGATAATAATTGCCAGAACTCCGAGTATTGGATTTCCTACAAAGAAGAGATAAACGAGCCCGAGTAGGATGACTATTTCATAGAGGTGGGCGATCTCAACCATTCCGAGTGTTGAGCCTGAAAACTCAGTCATTACCCCTTTAACCAGTTCCTGGTGTGCATGGTGAGAGGTGGAAAGGTCAAATGGTGATTTTCTGAGTTTGAAGGTCAGGATACAGACTACAGAGATGAAGATTCCAGGCAGAAGGATGACAGGGAGTCCTGAAAAGTTCATGATATCGCTTGCTGCAAAACTCCCGGTTACTTCATAGAATCCTACTGCTGTGAGAATGATAACAGGTTCAACTGCAATCAACTGGATAAGTTCTCTCCCTGCACCCACATGAGCATATGGAGATCGTGTGCTGTATGCAGCAAGAACCAGGAATACCTCAGATAATGTCAGGGCAAATATCGCTAGCAGCAGATCACCACCGCCAAAGAATATCAAGCCGGTAACTACCATAAAGGCAAGATGCAGGAATATGAGGACTGCTGGTGCCTGCCATACTCCAACTCTCTCTTTCTCAAAGAGTTTGGCAATATCAAGGAATGGCTGAAGAACAGGTGGTCCTACCCGCCCCTGCATCCGTGCTGTGATGATTCGGTCAACTCCGGTGACAAGGACACCAATCACGGGAGCGAGGATTAGAAATGCAATTGCTGTCAGGATGGTATTCATAGTACACCTCCACTGATGAGTCCTATTAGCAGAACACAGAAAAGGACGATTGTGATCAGTGAGCCATACTTTGAGAGACCGGCTTCTGGGAAGAGATCTTCAAGATACAGGTTTGAAAGTGAGATCTCACGTTTCATGCCAATACTACCCTCCATGAGTCCATCATGTACAGTAACACCACCCATATACCGCCTGAGGTTTCTTCTTGGTATGAGAATCTTTACCATCAACACCGGAAGTACGACGATGAGAGCCAGCATAAGAAGCATAATCATAAGATTGGATGCCGGGATCAACTCAGATATCGGTCCGTATGTCATGACAAGGAATGGTTCAATAAGGTATGTCGAGATTGGTGCAATTCCAAAACAAGCGATGATAGTCAGGGCTGTCAGGGGTATAAGAGCTGCCCACTCGGCCCGGGAGATCTGAAATTCTATTGATTCCTCCCATTTTCTGACTTCTAGGAGTTTGCCCATCCACTTAGCCCAGAAGAACACCGTTACGGCACTTCCATAGGCGAGAATTACGATAAGAATCATTCCAAATGGTGGAAGAGCCTGTGAAAAGGCATGTATTGATGCCCATTTGGAGATGAGCATTCCGAACGGAGCCAGGAACATTCCTGCGATACCGATCAGCATCATAAGACTGACCTTTGGCATTGATGCTGCAAGACCGGTCATATCCTCAATATCCCTACTCCCAACCCGGTGTTCTACAGTTCCCACGGAGAGGAAGAGGAGTGACTTGGAGATAGCATGGAAAATTATCAGGAATATGGCCGCCCAGAGTGCTTCAGGAGTTCCGACTCCTGCACAAGCCACGATCAGTCCGAGATTTGCTATTGTTGAGTAGGCAAGGACTTTCTTGGCGTTGCTCTGTGATATCGCTATACAGGATGTGACCAGGAATGTTACTCCACCAATCAGGGCTATGACCATTCCAAGGATTTGTCCGTCAAACACTGGAGCAAACCTGGCAATAGCGTAGACTCCGGCCTTTACCATTGTACTTGAATGGAGCAGGGCTGAGACCGGAGTTGGTGCTACCATCGCCCCCACAAGCCAGGATGAAAATGGAAGCTGGGCCGATTTTGCACATCCAGCGATGGCAATCAGACAGGCGGGTACAAGAGCAATTGCAGGTCCAGCTGCTATGAGGCTGCCGATTCCCAGATGTTCCGATCCCCCATTCATAAGGATATAGAGTATTGCTATTGGGAAACAGGCTCCTCCTATAAGGTTATAGAGAAGTGCCCGGAATGCGTTTGTGACAGCCTCACCATTCTCCGGGTATCTGATCAACAGATATGAACAGAGGGTTGTTACTTCCCAAAAAAAGTACATCCAGATGAGGTTATTTGAGAAGACCACTCCGAACATCGCAGAAAGGAAGAGGAAGAGAATAGCAAAAAATTTCGGCCTCTTATCTGGGAGATCTTTATGGTGTTCATGATATTCACGCATATATCCAAGTGCGTAAATACAGATAATCCCACCAATAACTCCGATGATCACTGCCATGATAGCAGAGAACTCATCTGTAAGCAGGTCCGGCACTTTTGCATGCCCTTCAAGACCAAGCCATTCTGCTCCTCCGATAAGAAGCAGTTGTAAGAGTACAAACCCGGTTATCAGGAATTGCTTTGCCTTCACACTCACCATTACCAGATATCCTGCAATCAGGATCTCAAGAACCAGCATAACTAATGCAATACCTGGTGCCGGGACTGTGAAAAATAACTGGTTCTGTCCAACTGGCAACGCAAGAAGAAGAATTGATCCGAGGGCACAAATCCCTGCTCCCGCAGTGACCACTATTCCCCTGAGATTCTCATTGCGAAGCACAGTGAGAATCAATGCGGGAATGAGGGGAAACATGATCAGAAAGAGAAGCAGTTCCACATACAGATCCACATACATCACTGTGATGAGATTTGCATCTATCATTATTAATCATTATTAACTGAATCTGGCAAAATGGGATGACAGATATAAGAGATTCAAATTGACTGGCTCAGATCACAGGGGTAATTGCATGAGAGATTCAATTATTATTTATGGGTTCTCAGGATCAGCACCATTATTTCCCGCTTCTGCTCTCAATTTCACTTGCCATCTTCATGGGTTCTCTAGATGGTACAATTGTAAATATAGCCATCCCTTCAATATCAGAGTCATTCTCCCTCTCTACATCTGCTGTGAGCTGGGTATCAACTATCTATCTGCTGGTCATGGCCGGCTGTGTTCTGATTTTTGGAAAAATTTCTGATATTATTGGATTTAAACGGATTTTTCTCACCGGATTTGTGGTTTTTACCATTGGTTCTTTTACTTGTGGTACCCTGCCTGAACTGACCGGGTCGTTTCTTACTTTGGTAGGGTCACGAGCATTTCAGGGAATTGGTGGTGCAATGTTGACAGCAATCGCTCCTGCAATGGTGAATGCGTATATTCCGATGGAAAAGAAAGGGAAAGCGATGGGCTTTATTATGACCGTTGCTGCTCTTGGAACAGCCATCGGTCCGACTGTTGGTGGTATCCTTACTGAATATCTCTCCTGGAACTGGATCTTCTTTATTAATGTCCCAGTTGGTATCATTGCTGTCCTGATTGGCCAACGATATATTCCTGTCCTTGCTCTATCATCCTCCCACGAATCATTTGATCGAATCGGAGCAGTCCTTATCTTTTCAGGACTTGGATTTCTCCTCTTTGGAATGTCTGAAGGAGATTCAATTGGGTGGACTTCTCCCGTTATCGCTGGATCACTCACTCTTGCATTCATTCTTCTTGCCTTGTTTGTCCGAACTGAGTTCCGTGCTCCGTATCCACTCCTCGAACTCCGACTCTTTAAGGACCGGAATTTCTTTTGTTTAAACCTCATCATGGCGTTGCTGTTCTTCGGGTTTTCAGGAATTAATTATCTACTCCCCTTTTATCTGAAGTATGTAGGGGGATACAGCACTTCAACATCAGGTCTGATACTTACATCCCTTTCGTTTGCGATGATGGTCACCGGCCTGCTTGCAGGTACTCTTTATGCTAGGGTAGGTGGGAGACGGATAGCCAATGTTGGTGCCTTTCTTCTTCTGGTTGGATATTTCCTGATTCTACAACTTCATGTTAATACTACCCTTTGGTATGTGGTCCTATGTCTTGCGATGATTGGCTTTGGTCTTGGTTTTATGATCACTCCAATTTCAAGCATGATTATGAGTTCAGTTGCCAAGCAGTACCAGGGTATGGCCTCATCACTGACGAGTCTTGAGCGGTTTGCACCCCTGACAATAGGGATTGCAGTCTTTAATGCGATATTTATCCAGGGAATGATTCTTATTGCAACTGAGTATGGTGTTACCCGGAGTGCACCAATGTACATCCAACAGAGGGCTCTAACGGCTGGGTTTGATCTGACCTTTTGCGCAACTTTTATTTTTGGAATTGCAGTTCTCATTCTGACTTTTATTATAAAAGAGAAGGTGCACCCAGATTATCTGGAAGACTCTTCCTGATCGTAATTCTTTTTTCTTTTCTTGTGGTTCACCAACCTCTGAAATTTTCATAGCCAGAATTATTGATGCCCTTGTTTCCAATCCCAGTCGTCTTACCTTTTCCACCTGGCATTCAATCTGAATGCGTATCTTCTGTTTTGGCCATGAACCGCTTCATTTTCCTGTCATGCTTGATGTCTGTTCTTACTACTTCCGTCCATGCAATTCTCCGATCTTCGACCTAATTTTCTGCTCTCTCTTTTGTTCTGACTTTCAAATTGTTTCTAACATATATCATTATGAAGTTTAATTTCAATTATAAAACCAGATATGAGTTAATCATAGGGCGGTTTTATTCCGCTAGAACGCCAAAATAATAAGCCGTGAAGGCAAGGCTAGAAAGCGGGCACGTCATGCTCGGGCAGGACGGATTAACCCTGTATGATCAGAGCGGTTTTGGAAGACCGCTAAAAGAAGGAGTCCGTCTCTCTCCAGTTGAGGCTCTGTACCTTGTATATCGTGGCCGAATTGAGGTTCCCGGGTTTGATTTTGACTCACTCCTTGTCCATTTCTCTGGTGATATTCATGTTCTGAGATCTTTCCTTGTCTACCGGGACATCAGGGAAAGAGGGTATGTTGTTCAGACAGGTCCACAGGACTTCAGGATATTTCGTCGTGGTGAGAAACCAGGAAAAGGGGAGTCTCTGTATATGCTCCGGGTCCTGTCCGAACGTGATCTCATCGATTTTGCGGTGGTAAGAAAAGAAGTTCAGGCTACCATAAACATGCGAAAACGCCATGTTCTTGCAGTTGTTGATGACGAGTTTGAACTGACTTATTACGAGGTCAAGATCCAAAAACCCGCACCCATCGAAGATACCCAGAATCCGGAACCGGTATGTGGCATTCTTTCAAGTAGATCGGTGATAATACCAGCAGCACCTGAATCTGTATATGATCAGGCATTTTATGGGAAACGCTTTGATGACGATCGGATCGTCCTCTCAACAATCGAGTCGGTATCACTCATGGAACAGGGATTTGTGACGGTAAACCATGAAGGCCGTAATATCACTGCTCAAGAATATCGTGAGATGATCCGTGAGTTCGATACTGAAATGGAACCAAAACTGAAGGTTTATCAAAATCTGCGATCATTGAACTATATTCCAAAAACCGGTTATAAGTTCGGCCATCACTTCAGGGTGTACCTCGGTAGAAAGGTCCACTCTGAAATGCTCGTTCAGGCCATTGAGCCTAATACTACTCTTCCGATGAATATCATTTCCCGGTCAGTCAGGATGGCACACAGCGTCAAAAAGAAGATGCTTTTTGGTTGTATACATGCAGAAGGCATCGCGTACGTTGAGTTTGCACGAATTAAACTCTGATTATAACAATTTTCCAGAAATAAAAACCAGATAACATGGAATCCAGCATAAACCCATGGGCTTCAACAGATCAATCTGTCGATATTGAACGGCTTCACACGGAGTTTGGGATAGAACGGATAGAGACTGCAGTCAGTGACCTTCCTGATCTACCATATTTTATGAAGCGGGGGATTGTGTTTGGTCACCGCGATTATGGTCAGATCGCTAAAGCGATTGTGAATCATGATCCGTTTCATATCCTAACCGGGTTTATGCCCTCTGGCCATCCACATCTCGGGCACCTGATGGTGATGAAAGAAGTAGTCTGGCACGTCGAGCAGGGTGGAAACGGATACATATGTGTTGCTGATCGTGAGGCTCATGCTGTCAGAAATCTCTCGTGGGAGCAGTGTAAAACATTCGGGGATGAATATCTCTCCTGTCTGTTTGCTCTTGGATATGAGGGAGAAACATACCAGCAGAGTCAGAATAGAGTTGTACAGGATCTTGCATTTGAAGCTTCCACGAAGGTTAATTTCTCTGAGATGAGTGCCATCTACGGGTTTACTCCAGAAACTGATATCGGGCATGCGATGAGTGTACTCACACAGGTATCTGACATTCTTTATCCACAGGTCGATGATGAACCGGCACCAACTGTGGTTCCAGCCGGGCTTGATCAGGATCCTCATGTGAGACTTACGAGGGGTATAGCACATAAACTCCGAATGTTCACGGTAGAAGACCGTGAAACCCATATAAGTATTAGATCTAAAGAGGCCCCGAAAGAGGCTATGGATGCTGTACAAAAGGCATTCAAAGGATCAAAACGGTATGAGGGTCATATTGATGTTACCGGAGTTCCTCATGATATCGTCGCAAAAACCATCAGGGCCATTGAGCGGACAAATGGTGGTTATGGTTTTGTCACACCCTCTGCAACATATCACCGGTTTATGCCAGGCCTTACCGGTGGAAAAATGTCCTCAAGTGTTCCTGAAAGTATCATCGGGTTCTATGAGGATGATAAGGTGGTCAATAAGAAGATCATGTCTGCCCTGACCGGTGGGCGAATGACCTTGCAGGAACAGAAAGAACTTGGTGGAGAGGCTGACAAATGCCCGATTTATCTATTGAACCTATTTCATATGGTTACAGATGACACAGAACTGGCAGAAATTCACCGACGGTGTAAGGCTGGAGAACTGATGTGTGGTCAGTGCAAGAAAGATACTTCTGCACGGGTGCTCGCCTTCTTATCCGATTTCAGGGAAAAGATAGCAGTGGCATCTGATATCCTGGCCAGCAGATCTTGTTGATCTTTTATAGATCACTTCCCTTCTATAACTGAAATGGATGAAATTTCCTGGGTTATGTAACTATCAGCGTGTGATATGTTTTATACGGCAAATTAAATCTTCAGTCCTTGTTATGAGTGAGATATTCTTGTGTAGGTAGGATCTTCTCCATCAAAGGGTATTTTAATCTCTGTACCTTGTCGGCAATGAAAAGGGTCAACTGTCTCCTTCAGCCTCTTTTCAACAATAAAAAAACGCCAATCTCTGTTTATAACAGGAATTATGTGAATACTCAAACATTTCTGCTGTTCTAGCGATATTTGGTTTTATGGAGTCAGACCCATTCTATAATAAGTGATCACCTTCAAAAGATACTAGGTTTACTTATGAGGAGC
This Methanospirillum lacunae DNA region includes the following protein-coding sequences:
- the endA gene encoding tRNA-intron lyase produces the protein MKARLESGHVMLGQDGLTLYDQSGFGRPLKEGVRLSPVEALYLVYRGRIEVPGFDFDSLLVHFSGDIHVLRSFLVYRDIRERGYVVQTGPQDFRIFRRGEKPGKGESLYMLRVLSERDLIDFAVVRKEVQATINMRKRHVLAVVDDEFELTYYEVKIQKPAPIEDTQNPEPVCGILSSRSVIIPAAPESVYDQAFYGKRFDDDRIVLSTIESVSLMEQGFVTVNHEGRNITAQEYREMIREFDTEMEPKLKVYQNLRSLNYIPKTGYKFGHHFRVYLGRKVHSEMLVQAIEPNTTLPMNIISRSVRMAHSVKKKMLFGCIHAEGIAYVEFARIKL
- a CDS encoding NADH-quinone oxidoreductase subunit 5 family protein; translation: MIDANLITVMYVDLYVELLLFLIMFPLIPALILTVLRNENLRGIVVTAGAGICALGSILLLALPVGQNQLFFTVPAPGIALVMLVLEILIAGYLVMVSVKAKQFLITGFVLLQLLLIGGAEWLGLEGHAKVPDLLTDEFSAIMAVIIGVIGGIICIYALGYMREYHEHHKDLPDKRPKFFAILFLFLSAMFGVVFSNNLIWMYFFWEVTTLCSYLLIRYPENGEAVTNAFRALLYNLIGGACFPIAILYILMNGGSEHLGIGSLIAAGPAIALVPACLIAIAGCAKSAQLPFSSWLVGAMVAPTPVSALLHSSTMVKAGVYAIARFAPVFDGQILGMVIALIGGVTFLVTSCIAISQSNAKKVLAYSTIANLGLIVACAGVGTPEALWAAIFLIIFHAISKSLLFLSVGTVEHRVGSRDIEDMTGLAASMPKVSLMMLIGIAGMFLAPFGMLISKWASIHAFSQALPPFGMILIVILAYGSAVTVFFWAKWMGKLLEVRKWEESIEFQISRAEWAALIPLTALTIIACFGIAPISTYLIEPFLVMTYGPISELIPASNLMIMLLMLALIVVLPVLMVKILIPRRNLRRYMGGVTVHDGLMEGSIGMKREISLSNLYLEDLFPEAGLSKYGSLITIVLFCVLLIGLISGGVL
- a CDS encoding tryptophan--tRNA ligase produces the protein MESSINPWASTDQSVDIERLHTEFGIERIETAVSDLPDLPYFMKRGIVFGHRDYGQIAKAIVNHDPFHILTGFMPSGHPHLGHLMVMKEVVWHVEQGGNGYICVADREAHAVRNLSWEQCKTFGDEYLSCLFALGYEGETYQQSQNRVVQDLAFEASTKVNFSEMSAIYGFTPETDIGHAMSVLTQVSDILYPQVDDEPAPTVVPAGLDQDPHVRLTRGIAHKLRMFTVEDRETHISIRSKEAPKEAMDAVQKAFKGSKRYEGHIDVTGVPHDIVAKTIRAIERTNGGYGFVTPSATYHRFMPGLTGGKMSSSVPESIIGFYEDDKVVNKKIMSALTGGRMTLQEQKELGGEADKCPIYLLNLFHMVTDDTELAEIHRRCKAGELMCGQCKKDTSARVLAFLSDFREKIAVASDILASRSC
- a CDS encoding MFS transporter, with amino-acid sequence MGSQDQHHYFPLLLSISLAIFMGSLDGTIVNIAIPSISESFSLSTSAVSWVSTIYLLVMAGCVLIFGKISDIIGFKRIFLTGFVVFTIGSFTCGTLPELTGSFLTLVGSRAFQGIGGAMLTAIAPAMVNAYIPMEKKGKAMGFIMTVAALGTAIGPTVGGILTEYLSWNWIFFINVPVGIIAVLIGQRYIPVLALSSSHESFDRIGAVLIFSGLGFLLFGMSEGDSIGWTSPVIAGSLTLAFILLALFVRTEFRAPYPLLELRLFKDRNFFCLNLIMALLFFGFSGINYLLPFYLKYVGGYSTSTSGLILTSLSFAMMVTGLLAGTLYARVGGRRIANVGAFLLLVGYFLILQLHVNTTLWYVVLCLAMIGFGLGFMITPISSMIMSSVAKQYQGMASSLTSLERFAPLTIGIAVFNAIFIQGMILIATEYGVTRSAPMYIQQRALTAGFDLTFCATFIFGIAVLILTFIIKEKVHPDYLEDSS